A single window of Streptomyces aquilus DNA harbors:
- a CDS encoding stage II sporulation protein M, with protein sequence MDLDVFVSAHRAEWDRLDALLRRQRRLTGAEADELVTLYQRTATHLSLIQSSAPDPQLTGRLSQLVARARGAVTGTRRASWRDVTRFLTYGFPAAVYRARHWWVPTALISTAVSILLGWWIGTHPDVQSSIAAPSELRELTRPGGQYETYYSSHPAASFAAQVWTNNAWAAAQCLILGVFLGLPVLWILFQNMLNLGVGFGLMSSAGRLDTFLGLVLPHGLLELTAVFVAAGTGLRLGWTVIDPGPRTRRAALAEEGRAAIGMAIGLALVLFVSGAIEGFVTPSGLPTWARITIGIAAEVAFLAYVYVLGGRAARTGETGDVEAAERSAAVPMAA encoded by the coding sequence ATGGACCTCGACGTCTTCGTCTCCGCCCACAGGGCGGAGTGGGACCGCCTGGACGCCCTGCTCCGCCGTCAGCGCAGACTCACCGGCGCCGAGGCCGACGAACTCGTCACCCTCTATCAACGTACGGCGACCCATCTCTCGCTGATCCAGTCCAGCGCCCCCGATCCCCAGCTGACGGGCCGACTCAGCCAACTCGTGGCACGCGCGCGTGGCGCGGTGACGGGAACCCGCCGCGCCTCCTGGCGCGACGTGACCCGCTTCCTGACGTACGGCTTCCCGGCAGCGGTCTACCGGGCGCGCCACTGGTGGGTCCCCACCGCGCTCATCTCCACGGCGGTGTCGATCCTCCTGGGCTGGTGGATAGGCACGCATCCCGATGTGCAGTCCTCCATCGCGGCCCCCAGCGAGCTGCGCGAGCTCACCCGCCCCGGCGGCCAGTACGAGACGTACTACTCGAGTCATCCCGCGGCCTCCTTCGCCGCCCAGGTCTGGACGAACAACGCCTGGGCCGCCGCTCAGTGCCTGATCCTGGGTGTCTTCCTGGGGCTCCCGGTCCTCTGGATCCTCTTCCAGAACATGCTCAACCTGGGAGTCGGCTTCGGCCTGATGTCCTCCGCCGGCCGCCTCGACACCTTTCTGGGCCTCGTCCTGCCCCATGGCCTTCTCGAACTGACCGCGGTCTTCGTCGCCGCGGGCACGGGCCTGCGCCTCGGGTGGACGGTCATCGACCCCGGCCCCCGCACCCGGCGAGCCGCCCTCGCGGAGGAAGGACGCGCCGCGATCGGAATGGCGATCGGCCTCGCCCTGGTCCTCTTCGTCTCCGGCGCGATCGAGGGCTTCGTCACCCCCTCCGGCCTGCCCACATGGGCCCGCATCACCATCGGGATCGCAGCCGAAGTCGCCTTTCTCGCCTACGTCTACGTACTGGGTGGCCGTGCGGCCCGCACCGGTGAAACGGGCGACGTCGAGGCCGCGGAACGCAGCGCCGCCGTGCCCATGGCCGCCTGA
- a CDS encoding RDD family protein — translation MSELVTGEAVALELRPARLPSRALAVLLDLVVATVVYIVVTVALVTSTASLDEAAQFAVSLAAFVLVMVGGPIAVETLSHGRSLGKMACGLRVVRDDGGPIRFRHALVRGGIGVIEILLTFGVVACVASLVSARGRRLGDVFAGTLVVRERVPVSPSGFLPPPPPWLAGRFSGLDLSAVPDGLWLAIRQYLVRMRQLDPQVGSAMAERLAADLVARTGTPAPYGVPAAAYLAAVVQERQAREARRAFANGPAAAGGVAAPVVAAPGAYGAPGGYGAPGAYGPSPVQASAPAQVPPPPAVTAPHAAVVRESEPGEVPSPEAPRTGFAPPA, via the coding sequence GTGAGTGAGCTGGTGACGGGCGAGGCGGTGGCGCTGGAACTGCGTCCCGCGCGGCTGCCGAGCAGGGCGCTGGCCGTGCTGCTCGATCTGGTGGTGGCCACTGTCGTCTACATCGTCGTGACCGTCGCTCTGGTGACTTCGACGGCCTCGCTGGACGAGGCGGCGCAGTTCGCGGTGTCTCTCGCCGCGTTCGTGCTCGTGATGGTGGGCGGGCCTATCGCGGTCGAGACGCTCAGCCACGGTCGTTCGCTCGGGAAGATGGCGTGCGGGCTGCGGGTGGTGCGGGACGACGGCGGGCCGATCCGGTTCCGGCATGCTCTCGTGCGGGGTGGGATCGGGGTGATCGAGATCCTGCTGACGTTCGGGGTCGTCGCCTGTGTCGCCTCCCTCGTGTCCGCGCGGGGGCGCCGGCTCGGGGACGTGTTCGCGGGGACTCTCGTCGTACGGGAACGCGTGCCTGTCTCGCCCTCCGGCTTTCTGCCTCCTCCGCCGCCCTGGCTGGCCGGTCGGTTCTCCGGGCTTGATCTGTCGGCGGTTCCCGACGGGCTGTGGCTTGCCATTCGTCAGTACCTGGTGCGGATGCGGCAGCTCGATCCGCAGGTGGGCTCGGCCATGGCCGAGCGGCTGGCCGCCGATCTCGTCGCGCGCACGGGCACGCCGGCGCCGTACGGGGTTCCGGCGGCGGCGTATCTGGCGGCCGTGGTGCAGGAGCGACAGGCCCGGGAGGCTCGGCGGGCCTTCGCGAACGGTCCGGCAGCGGCGGGCGGGGTGGCTGCTCCCGTGGTCGCTGCGCCTGGGGCCTACGGGGCGCCGGGGGGCTACGGGGCGCCGGGGGCGTACGGGCCTTCGCCGGTCCAGGCGTCTGCGCCTGCCCAGGTGCCTCCGCCTCCTGCCGTCACAGCCCCTCACGCTGCCGTCGTGCGTGAGTCCGAGCCCGGCGAAGTGCCGTCGCCCGAGGCTCCCCGTACCGGGTTTGCTCCGCCCGCCTGA
- the ahcY gene encoding adenosylhomocysteinase: protein MTTVDNRQDFKVADLSLAEFGRKEITLAEHEMPGLMAIRKEYAEAQPLAGARVTGSLHMTVQTAVLIETLVALGAEVRWASCNIFSTQDHAAAAIAVGPNGTVDNPQGVPVFAWKGETLEEYWWCTEQALTWPNTPTGGPNMILDDGGDATLLVHKGVEYEKAGKVPSVDTAENEEHRVILELLNRTITEGSQKWTQLASEIRGVTEETTTGVHRLYEMQRDGQLLFPAINVNDAVTKSKFDNKYGCRHSLIDGINRATDVLIGGKTAVVCGYGDVGKGCAESLRGQGARVIVTEIDPICALQAAMDGYQVTTLDEVVDKADIFITTTGNKDIIMASDMAKMKHQAIVGNIGHFDNEIDMAGLAKIPGIVKDEVKPQVHTWKFPDGKVIIVLSEGRLLNLGNATGHPSFVMSNSFADQTLAQIELFTKQSEYPIGVYTLPKHLDEKVARLHLDALGVKLTTLRPEQASYIGVDVEGPYKPDHYRY from the coding sequence ATGACGACTGTCGACAACCGACAGGACTTCAAGGTCGCCGACCTCTCCCTGGCCGAGTTCGGCCGCAAGGAGATCACCCTCGCCGAGCACGAGATGCCCGGCCTGATGGCGATCCGCAAGGAGTACGCCGAGGCACAGCCGCTGGCCGGCGCCCGCGTCACCGGCTCCCTGCACATGACCGTGCAGACCGCCGTCCTCATCGAGACCCTGGTCGCCCTGGGCGCCGAGGTCCGCTGGGCCTCCTGCAACATCTTCTCCACCCAGGACCACGCGGCCGCCGCCATCGCCGTCGGCCCGAACGGCACGGTCGACAACCCGCAGGGTGTCCCCGTCTTCGCCTGGAAGGGCGAGACGCTGGAGGAGTACTGGTGGTGCACGGAGCAGGCGCTGACCTGGCCGAACACCCCCACCGGCGGCCCGAACATGATCCTGGACGACGGTGGCGACGCCACCCTCCTCGTCCACAAGGGCGTCGAGTACGAGAAGGCCGGCAAGGTCCCCTCGGTCGACACCGCCGAGAACGAGGAGCACCGCGTCATCCTCGAGCTCCTCAACCGCACCATCACCGAGGGCTCCCAGAAGTGGACCCAGCTCGCCTCGGAGATCCGCGGCGTGACCGAGGAGACCACGACCGGTGTCCACCGCCTGTACGAGATGCAGCGCGACGGTCAGCTGCTCTTCCCGGCGATCAACGTGAACGACGCCGTGACGAAGTCGAAGTTCGACAACAAGTACGGCTGCCGCCACTCCCTGATCGACGGCATCAACCGCGCCACCGACGTCCTGATCGGCGGCAAGACCGCGGTCGTCTGCGGCTACGGCGACGTCGGCAAGGGCTGCGCGGAGTCGCTGCGCGGCCAGGGCGCCCGTGTCATCGTCACGGAGATCGACCCGATCTGCGCGCTGCAGGCGGCGATGGACGGCTACCAGGTGACCACGCTGGACGAGGTCGTCGACAAGGCCGACATCTTCATCACCACGACCGGCAACAAGGACATCATCATGGCCTCGGACATGGCCAAGATGAAGCACCAGGCGATCGTCGGCAACATCGGCCACTTCGACAACGAGATCGACATGGCCGGCCTGGCGAAGATCCCCGGCATCGTCAAGGACGAGGTCAAGCCGCAGGTCCACACCTGGAAGTTCCCTGACGGCAAGGTCATCATCGTGCTGTCCGAGGGCCGTCTGCTGAACCTGGGCAACGCGACCGGCCACCCGTCGTTCGTCATGTCCAACTCGTTCGCGGACCAGACGCTGGCCCAGATCGAGCTGTTCACCAAGCAGTCCGAGTACCCGATCGGCGTGTACACGCTGCCCAAGCACCTGGACGAGAAGGTCGCCCGTCTCCACCTGGACGCGCTCGGCGTGAAGCTGACGACGCTCCGCCCGGAGCAGGCCTCCTACATCGGCGTCGACGTCGAGGGCCCGTACAAGCCGGACCACTACCGCTACTGA